A region of Pseudomonas cavernicola DNA encodes the following proteins:
- a CDS encoding DoxX family protein codes for MNNAIVLIARLFLAHIFLLAGLGKLGAGYAGTQGYMESMGVPGALLPLVIMLEIGGSLAVILGFFTRWAALALAGFCLAAALIFHRNWSDQIQMIIFMKNFAMAGGFLLLYVQGGGAFSVDAWRGK; via the coding sequence ATGAATAATGCAATCGTCTTGATCGCACGGCTGTTCCTCGCCCATATTTTCCTGCTCGCTGGCTTGGGCAAGCTCGGTGCCGGTTACGCAGGCACGCAGGGGTACATGGAGAGCATGGGCGTACCCGGTGCGCTGTTGCCGTTGGTGATCATGCTGGAAATCGGCGGTAGCCTTGCTGTGATCCTCGGCTTTTTTACCCGCTGGGCCGCTCTAGCGCTGGCGGGATTCTGTCTCGCGGCGGCGTTGATCTTCCATCGCAACTGGAGCGATCAAATCCAGATGATCATATTTATGAAAAACTTCGCCATGGCTGGCGGTTTTCTTCTGCTCTACGTGCAGGGGGGCGGCGCCTTCAGCGTCGATGCTTGGCGCGGCAAGTAA
- a CDS encoding YggL family protein, with amino-acid sequence MATNRSRRLRKKLCVDEFQELGFELNLNFKEDLADEAVDAFLDQFLREAMTGNGLGYVGGDDYGLVCLAKRGSVSEEQRVAVETWLKGRSEVTDFTASPLIDVWYPDNSINPQDA; translated from the coding sequence ATGGCTACTAACCGTTCCCGCCGTCTGCGCAAAAAACTCTGCGTGGATGAATTCCAGGAGCTGGGTTTTGAGCTGAACCTGAACTTTAAAGAAGATCTGGCTGATGAAGCCGTTGACGCTTTCCTCGACCAGTTCCTGCGTGAAGCCATGACCGGCAATGGTCTGGGTTATGTCGGCGGCGATGATTATGGCCTGGTTTGCCTGGCCAAGCGTGGCTCGGTCAGCGAAGAGCAGCGTGTCGCGGTCGAAACTTGGCTGAAGGGTCGTAGCGAAGTGACTGACTTCACCGCTAGCCCGTTGATCGACGTCTGGTATCCGGACAACTCGATCAATCCGCAAGACGCGTAA
- a CDS encoding lytic transglycosylase F encodes MRGFRNRHDSLWRSLAALLLLSLGLSAQAALSDLPSAELTPAEEAEVDAMVLPVPDAWTGDFDGMRERRLVRVLVPYSKTFYHVDRGRQGGTAYESGKALEDWLNKKQPLQDKSLRWRVMFIPVARDKLMPSLLEGAGDIAVGGLTITTGRLQTVDFAAPFASGIRETLVSGPHSKPIGKLEELAGEEVMVRASSSYFEHLSDLNQQFKEQGLEAIKVIPADENLESEDLLEMVNAGLINATVVDRYLATIWQPLYKDMVVHDEFYLRQDSELAWAIRKNSPQLKAMLAGFVKQHKVGTAFGNTLINHYVNNPNRVLNATNEAELQKFNELVGLFRKHAGSYDFDYLMLMAQGFQESQLDQGARSQRGAVGVMQLLPSTAADSTVAIQGIDKSADKNIEAGSKYMRLLADKYLNDPELTPVNKTLMTFAAYNAGPGNLRKFRRLAEKSGLDPNIWFQNVEHAAARVVGRETVDYVGNIYKYYVAYKLAQGRQKKTQR; translated from the coding sequence ATGCGTGGGTTTCGTAACCGGCATGACTCCCTGTGGCGCTCGCTGGCCGCCCTGCTCTTACTGTCCCTCGGCCTCAGCGCCCAGGCCGCGCTGTCCGACCTGCCCAGCGCGGAATTGACCCCCGCCGAAGAAGCGGAAGTCGACGCCATGGTGCTGCCGGTGCCGGACGCCTGGACCGGCGACTTCGATGGCATGCGCGAACGCCGCCTGGTGCGCGTGCTGGTGCCTTACAGCAAGACCTTCTATCACGTCGACCGCGGCCGCCAGGGCGGGACCGCCTACGAGTCGGGCAAGGCGCTGGAGGACTGGCTGAACAAGAAGCAGCCGCTCCAGGACAAATCCCTGCGTTGGCGGGTGATGTTTATCCCGGTCGCCCGCGACAAGCTGATGCCCAGCCTGCTGGAGGGGGCCGGCGATATCGCCGTCGGCGGCCTGACCATCACCACGGGCCGGCTGCAGACGGTGGACTTCGCCGCCCCCTTCGCCAGCGGCATCCGCGAAACCCTGGTCAGCGGCCCCCACAGCAAGCCGATCGGTAAGCTGGAAGAGCTGGCCGGCGAGGAGGTGATGGTGCGCGCCTCCAGCAGCTACTTCGAGCACCTGAGCGACCTCAACCAGCAGTTCAAGGAACAGGGCCTCGAGGCGATCAAGGTCATCCCCGCGGACGAAAACCTGGAGTCCGAAGACCTGCTGGAGATGGTCAACGCCGGCCTGATCAACGCCACCGTGGTCGATCGCTACCTCGCCACTATCTGGCAGCCGCTGTACAAGGACATGGTCGTCCACGACGAGTTCTACCTGCGCCAGGACAGCGAATTAGCCTGGGCCATCCGCAAGAACAGTCCGCAGCTGAAAGCAATGCTCGCCGGCTTCGTCAAGCAGCACAAAGTCGGCACCGCTTTCGGCAACACCCTGATCAATCACTACGTCAACAATCCCAATCGAGTGCTCAACGCCACCAACGAGGCCGAACTGCAGAAATTCAACGAGCTGGTCGGGCTGTTTCGCAAGCACGCCGGCAGCTACGACTTCGACTACCTGATGCTGATGGCCCAGGGCTTTCAGGAGTCCCAGCTCGATCAGGGCGCGCGCAGCCAACGTGGCGCGGTGGGTGTGATGCAACTGCTGCCGAGCACCGCGGCGGACTCGACCGTGGCCATTCAAGGCATCGACAAGAGTGCGGACAAGAATATCGAGGCCGGCAGCAAGTACATGCGCCTGCTCGCCGACAAGTACCTGAACGACCCCGAACTGACCCCGGTGAACAAGACCCTGATGACCTTCGCCGCCTATAACGCCGGCCCGGGCAATCTGCGTAAGTTCCGCCGGCTGGCGGAGAAGTCCGGGCTCGACCCGAACATCTGGTTCCAGAACGTCGAGCACGCCGCCGCCCGCGTAGTGGGCCGCGAGACAGTGGATTACGTCGGCAATATCTACAAGTACTACGTCGCCTACAAACTGGCGCAGGGCCGGCAAAAGAAGACGCAGCGCTGA
- a CDS encoding EAL domain-containing protein yields the protein MIDGQPLACFQPFIDTATGRIAGVEALGRLRQPDGRLLSVGPLFAAPKAPMSALRRLDRLIRTDALRRLHEAPADWFLSLNISPRWIGRLRPNQPLPSLKQLEQQGVPPERVVFEITELGGGSLRLPEVVARYRDAGARIAIDDFGAGYSQLDRVLALQPDILKLDMRLFQAAARGGLSGEVVKALAQMAEKTGCWIIAEGVETEAQLDFALECGSRYVQGYLFAKAELEFFPADAFVERFARLRDRYVQHKLAEHARLMTLRQQVAELMNSLKTWAEAGAPLCSLPAPTAYPWLLRMYQCDRNGTQLTPNLEWSGNAWREDHRYLGHNWSWRPYFYQLLAEGWDARRLILSTTYRDATSNQYCLTAGQFIDNGRRLLLLDIDAAGL from the coding sequence GTGATCGACGGGCAACCGCTTGCCTGCTTTCAACCGTTCATTGATACCGCCACCGGCCGTATCGCCGGGGTCGAGGCCCTTGGCCGTCTACGCCAGCCTGACGGTCGGTTGCTCTCGGTTGGCCCCCTGTTCGCCGCCCCCAAAGCGCCGATGAGTGCCTTGCGCCGTCTTGATCGACTGATCCGCACGGATGCCCTGCGGCGTCTGCACGAAGCGCCCGCTGACTGGTTCCTCAGCCTGAACATCTCCCCACGTTGGATCGGCCGCCTACGCCCCAACCAGCCCCTGCCCAGTCTCAAACAACTTGAGCAGCAGGGCGTGCCGCCCGAACGTGTAGTGTTCGAAATCACCGAGCTTGGCGGCGGCAGCCTGCGCCTGCCGGAGGTGGTGGCGCGCTACCGTGACGCCGGCGCCCGCATCGCCATCGACGACTTCGGTGCCGGCTACTCACAGCTCGACCGTGTGCTGGCACTGCAGCCGGACATTCTCAAGCTGGATATGCGCCTGTTCCAGGCAGCCGCCCGCGGCGGCCTGAGCGGCGAAGTGGTGAAAGCCCTGGCGCAGATGGCCGAAAAAACCGGTTGCTGGATCATCGCCGAAGGAGTGGAAACCGAAGCCCAACTGGACTTTGCCCTCGAATGCGGCTCGCGCTATGTCCAGGGTTACCTGTTCGCCAAAGCCGAACTGGAGTTCTTTCCCGCCGACGCCTTCGTCGAGCGCTTCGCCCGACTACGCGACCGCTACGTGCAGCACAAGCTGGCCGAACACGCGCGCCTGATGACCCTGCGCCAGCAAGTGGCTGAGCTGATGAACAGCCTGAAAACCTGGGCCGAAGCCGGGGCACCACTCTGCAGCCTGCCGGCACCGACCGCCTACCCGTGGCTGCTGCGTATGTACCAATGTGATCGCAACGGCACTCAGCTCACCCCAAACCTGGAGTGGAGCGGCAACGCCTGGCGCGAAGACCACCGCTACCTCGGCCACAACTGGTCCTGGCGTCCCTACTTCTATCAACTACTCGCCGAAGGCTGGGACGCACGCCGACTGATCCTCTCCACGACCTACCGCGACGCGACCAGCAACCAGTACTGCCTGACGGCCGGGCAATTTATCGACAATGGGCGACGGTTGTTGCTGCTGGATATTGATGCGGCGGGATTGTAG
- the dacB gene encoding D-alanyl-D-alanine carboxypeptidase/D-alanyl-D-alanine-endopeptidase: MIKTLRHLAFASLLLPIALPVTAAPINSTLPPLVEKALKAGKISNDSLSLVLLPLNGPGTPTLINADVSVNPASTMKLITTYAALELLGPTHQWKTEFYSDGPLKQGVLHGNLYLKGGGDPKLNMEKLWLLMRDLRANGVQQVTGDLVLDRSHFMQPQLPAFNDDGGDENKPFLVGPDSLLINLKAVRMISRAEGGKVSVAMEPPLTNVRIDNRVKALGKGKCTGNVRFNPVSQFDGTTLVVTGQLAEGCSAQSYLSLLDHAGYAAGAVRAIWQELGGSILGKDRVDVVPKNATLLARAFSPDLVEIIRDINKYSNNTMARQLFLSLGAQFRNAEDGDDAKAAQRVIRQWLARKGITAPHLVMENGSGLSRAERVSARELATLLEAAWKGPYAAEYISSLPLVAMDGTMRKRLKRTPMAGEAHIKTGTLNTVRAIAGYSRDINGNSWAVVAILNDPRPWGASAILDQVLVDLYRQPKASANTAQR; encoded by the coding sequence ATGATCAAAACACTTCGTCACCTGGCATTCGCCAGCTTGCTTCTGCCAATCGCCTTGCCTGTCACTGCGGCTCCGATCAACAGCACCCTGCCGCCCTTGGTCGAGAAGGCGCTTAAAGCCGGCAAAATTAGCAACGATTCCCTTTCCCTGGTACTGCTGCCGCTCAACGGCCCCGGCACGCCGACGTTGATCAATGCCGACGTGTCGGTCAACCCAGCGTCGACCATGAAGCTGATCACCACCTATGCCGCGCTCGAATTGCTCGGCCCGACCCACCAGTGGAAGACTGAGTTCTACAGCGACGGCCCACTGAAACAGGGAGTGCTGCACGGCAACCTGTACCTCAAGGGCGGCGGCGATCCCAAGCTGAACATGGAGAAACTCTGGCTGTTGATGCGCGACCTGCGCGCCAATGGTGTACAGCAGGTCACCGGCGATCTGGTGCTCGACCGCAGCCACTTCATGCAACCGCAGTTGCCGGCCTTCAATGACGATGGCGGCGACGAGAACAAGCCGTTCCTGGTCGGCCCGGACTCATTGTTGATCAACCTCAAGGCCGTGCGCATGATCAGCCGCGCCGAAGGCGGCAAAGTCAGCGTAGCCATGGAGCCACCACTGACCAACGTGCGTATCGACAACCGCGTGAAGGCCCTGGGCAAAGGCAAGTGCACGGGGAATGTCCGCTTCAACCCGGTCAGCCAGTTCGACGGCACTACGCTGGTCGTAACCGGGCAGCTGGCTGAAGGCTGTAGTGCACAGTCCTATCTCTCGTTACTCGATCACGCGGGCTACGCCGCAGGCGCCGTGCGCGCCATCTGGCAAGAGCTGGGCGGCAGCATCCTCGGCAAAGACCGTGTTGACGTCGTACCGAAGAACGCCACCCTCCTCGCGCGGGCCTTCTCTCCCGATCTGGTTGAGATCATCCGCGACATCAACAAATACAGTAACAACACCATGGCCCGACAGCTGTTCCTCAGCCTCGGCGCACAATTCCGTAACGCAGAGGATGGCGACGACGCCAAGGCCGCGCAGCGAGTGATCCGGCAGTGGCTGGCCCGCAAGGGCATTACTGCGCCACACCTGGTCATGGAGAACGGCTCTGGCCTGTCGCGCGCGGAACGTGTCAGCGCACGGGAACTGGCCACCCTGCTGGAAGCCGCCTGGAAGGGCCCCTACGCCGCCGAGTACATCAGCTCCCTACCCTTGGTGGCGATGGACGGAACCATGCGTAAACGCCTGAAACGCACGCCTATGGCGGGCGAGGCGCATATCAAAACCGGCACCTTGAACACTGTGCGCGCCATTGCTGGTTACAGTCGCGATATCAATGGCAATAGCTGGGCCGTCGTTGCCATTCTCAACGACCCACGGCCGTGGGGCGCCTCGGCGATCCTCGATCAGGTACTGGTCGATCTGTACCGCCAACCGAAAGCCAGCGCTAACACCGCACAGCGCTGA
- a CDS encoding FUSC family protein yields MRKVLQQAFNWHSGPPTWGPAMVAGLGCALPLLLGLFSAHPGFLWASAGAFQAAQANPLHRFGMLRMLLLTGLGAWSAGLGFWGAEQPLISLALFASFGFLLAWLQRFGAEAGKFGIGLAVCLCLGQGQHGIGSLNNPYAVGMLFILGGLWVTLLAFGLRGLHGLRMWPRMPRLLGLLKVLRRHARRLPQQQWRLHALGCTLAFALAGLTVELAELSRGYWLTLAVITTLQLEFQGSLVRALQSSLASLCAAALLIYLGHSLQSPALMVATMLPLITLSRAFQSHHYGLFVLQSTLCFVLLAESLSQDWHLAQVRLFNSLIGVTIALSVALLMYGLRQYLAKHPTPAPDAPSQ; encoded by the coding sequence ATGCGCAAGGTCTTGCAGCAAGCCTTCAACTGGCATTCCGGGCCGCCGACCTGGGGCCCGGCCATGGTCGCCGGTCTTGGCTGCGCCCTGCCCTTGTTACTGGGCCTGTTCAGCGCCCACCCGGGCTTTCTCTGGGCCTCGGCGGGGGCCTTTCAAGCGGCTCAGGCTAATCCCCTGCACCGCTTCGGCATGTTGCGCATGTTGCTGTTGACCGGGCTCGGCGCCTGGAGTGCCGGGCTGGGGTTCTGGGGGGCGGAGCAACCCTTGATCAGCTTGGCGCTGTTTGCCAGCTTCGGCTTCCTGCTGGCCTGGCTGCAACGCTTCGGTGCGGAAGCCGGCAAGTTCGGCATCGGCCTCGCGGTGTGCCTCTGCCTGGGGCAAGGTCAACATGGCATTGGCAGCCTGAATAATCCTTATGCGGTGGGCATGCTGTTCATCCTCGGCGGGCTCTGGGTCACTCTGCTCGCCTTTGGCCTACGCGGTCTGCACGGGTTACGCATGTGGCCGCGCATGCCGCGGCTGTTAGGTCTGTTGAAAGTGCTGCGCCGGCATGCCCGGCGCTTACCGCAACAACAGTGGCGGTTGCACGCACTGGGCTGCACCTTGGCCTTCGCCCTGGCCGGCCTGACAGTCGAGCTGGCTGAGCTGTCACGCGGTTATTGGTTGACCCTGGCGGTGATCACCACCCTGCAGCTGGAATTCCAGGGCAGCCTGGTGCGCGCCCTACAATCCAGTCTCGCCAGCCTGTGCGCGGCAGCCCTGCTGATTTACCTCGGCCACAGCCTGCAAAGCCCGGCGCTGATGGTGGCCACCATGTTGCCGCTGATTACACTGAGCCGCGCCTTCCAATCCCATCACTACGGCCTGTTCGTACTCCAGAGCACGCTGTGTTTCGTACTCCTGGCCGAAAGCTTGTCGCAGGATTGGCACCTGGCGCAGGTGCGGCTGTTTAACTCGTTGATCGGCGTCACGATAGCCTTGTCGGTTGCCCTGTTGATGTACGGCCTGCGGCAGTATCTGGCAAAGCACCCCACGCCGGCGCCAGACGCGCCCTCCCAGTAA
- a CDS encoding HD domain-containing phosphohydrolase has product MPRTARAVERRFPLHVHISALFTFLLLFTGVVLGLFNYRQTSRIILSSSEQLFARISQDVETDLRHTYQPIDHLLSLLALNEDNQATDSYQREALVRPFVQALNDNPKLASLYLGYDDGDFFMVRPLRSAELKQQFFAPDNAAYQVWMIDRSGYGRPQSETLYLDDTLNLISRRQELNERYDPRSRPWFKAVRENAEQITTAPYVFFSTGAVGTTLARSSGATAVLAADLTLADLSATLAQHKVTPSTELVLFQPNGQAVAYPDTRKLTVQNGTQAQLAMARDFSPALAALIDAGLDDHQQGTLTLAKRRWVMAQRHLQAGGPQGLHLALLAPEDELLAEAYRIRWQGAIVTLGILLLCLPLGWLSSRIIVKPLRALVGEAEAIRSFDFVYPASGRSSVLEIDQLAVSMAHMKETISSFLEITASLSAETRFEALLERVLQETVDISEAQGGLIYLLDTDSGRLEPHALFLSGSQHSLEQHGIPGYAKGDGAMPFWLQQPADGGETAVLSLGFDQADAFQSLLRTLDSPRIHLVSCGLHNRQGETVGVLVLLQRDTGQESELALLRPERIAFVEAVAGVAALCIESQRLLEKQKQLLAAFIQLIAGAIDAKSPYTGGHCQRVPELTLMLARAAAASDEPLFRDYRPSAEEWEALHIAAWLHDCGKVTTPEYVVDKATKLETLYDRIHEVRTRFEVLKRDAWIAYWQGIAQGGAEPRLAALRDAALSALDEEFAFVARCNLGGEAMAEADLERLQQIAARPWTRTLDDRLGVSWEEAKRQQRNPAPTLPVQEALLADKPEHLIERPANEQMPADNPWGFKLDVPQHKFNRGELYNLGIGRGTLTTEERYIINHHIVQTILMLSHLPFPAHLKNVAELAGGHHEKMDGSGYPKRLKREQMSLPARMMAIADIFEALTAVDRPYKKGKLLSEALGIMAGMCQGAHVDPDLFGLFVRSGVYRQYAQRFLKPEQIDAVDPANILAKAGLS; this is encoded by the coding sequence ATGCCCAGAACCGCCCGAGCAGTTGAACGCCGCTTTCCCTTGCACGTGCATATCAGCGCACTCTTTACCTTTCTCCTGCTGTTCACTGGCGTAGTGCTTGGGCTGTTCAACTATCGGCAGACCAGCCGGATCATCCTCTCCAGCAGTGAGCAGCTGTTTGCTCGGATCAGCCAGGATGTGGAAACCGATCTGCGCCACACCTACCAACCGATCGATCATCTGCTCAGCCTGCTGGCGCTGAACGAGGACAATCAGGCCACCGACAGCTATCAGCGCGAGGCGCTGGTGCGCCCCTTCGTCCAGGCCCTGAACGACAACCCCAAGCTGGCCTCGCTCTACCTGGGCTATGACGACGGCGACTTCTTTATGGTGCGGCCCTTGCGCAGCGCCGAACTGAAGCAGCAGTTCTTTGCCCCCGACAACGCCGCTTATCAGGTCTGGATGATCGACCGCAGCGGATATGGCCGCCCCCAGTCCGAGACGCTCTACCTGGATGACACGCTCAACCTGATCAGTCGCCGCCAGGAACTCAACGAACGCTACGATCCGCGTAGCCGCCCCTGGTTCAAGGCTGTCCGCGAGAATGCCGAGCAGATCACCACCGCACCCTACGTATTCTTCTCCACTGGCGCGGTCGGCACCACCCTGGCGCGGAGCAGCGGAGCGACGGCGGTGCTGGCCGCCGACCTGACCCTGGCCGACCTCTCAGCCACCCTGGCCCAGCATAAGGTCACGCCCTCCACCGAGTTGGTGCTGTTCCAGCCGAATGGCCAGGCGGTGGCCTACCCGGACACCCGCAAGTTGACCGTGCAGAACGGCACCCAGGCCCAGCTGGCCATGGCGCGCGATTTCAGCCCGGCCTTGGCGGCGCTGATCGACGCAGGCCTGGACGATCACCAGCAAGGCACCCTGACGCTGGCCAAGCGGCGCTGGGTGATGGCGCAACGTCATCTGCAGGCAGGCGGCCCACAAGGGCTACACCTGGCGCTGCTGGCGCCGGAGGACGAGCTGTTGGCCGAGGCCTACCGCATCCGCTGGCAAGGCGCCATAGTCACGCTGGGCATTCTGTTGCTGTGCTTGCCGCTGGGCTGGCTGAGCTCGCGGATCATCGTCAAACCACTACGCGCCCTGGTCGGCGAGGCCGAGGCGATCCGCAGTTTCGACTTCGTCTACCCGGCCAGCGGACGCTCGTCGGTGCTGGAAATCGACCAGTTGGCCGTCTCCATGGCACACATGAAAGAAACCATCTCCAGCTTCCTCGAGATCACCGCCAGCCTGTCCGCCGAAACGCGCTTCGAGGCGCTGCTCGAACGGGTATTGCAGGAGACGGTGGACATCAGCGAGGCCCAGGGTGGACTGATCTATCTGCTCGACACCGACAGCGGTCGCCTGGAGCCGCACGCCCTGTTTCTCTCCGGCAGTCAGCACAGCCTCGAGCAGCACGGCATCCCCGGCTATGCCAAGGGCGACGGCGCCATGCCGTTCTGGCTGCAACAGCCCGCTGACGGCGGAGAAACCGCGGTGCTGTCGCTCGGTTTCGACCAGGCCGACGCCTTCCAGAGCCTGCTGCGCACCCTCGACAGCCCGCGCATCCATTTGGTCAGCTGCGGCCTGCACAACCGCCAAGGCGAGACGGTCGGCGTGCTGGTGCTGCTGCAGCGTGACACCGGCCAGGAGTCCGAACTCGCCCTGTTGCGCCCGGAACGCATCGCCTTTGTCGAGGCGGTTGCCGGGGTCGCCGCATTGTGCATCGAGAGCCAGCGCCTGCTGGAGAAACAGAAGCAACTGCTGGCGGCCTTTATCCAGCTGATCGCCGGCGCCATCGACGCCAAGAGTCCCTACACCGGCGGCCACTGCCAGCGCGTGCCGGAGCTTACCCTGATGCTCGCCCGTGCCGCCGCCGCCAGCGACGAACCGCTGTTCCGCGACTACCGGCCGAGTGCGGAGGAATGGGAGGCGCTGCATATCGCCGCCTGGCTGCACGACTGCGGCAAGGTCACCACCCCGGAATACGTGGTGGACAAGGCGACCAAGCTGGAAACCCTGTATGACCGCATCCACGAGGTGCGCACACGCTTCGAGGTGCTCAAGCGCGATGCCTGGATCGCTTACTGGCAGGGCATCGCCCAGGGCGGCGCGGAGCCCCGCCTGGCGGCGCTGCGCGACGCGGCGCTGAGTGCGCTGGATGAGGAATTCGCCTTCGTCGCCCGCTGCAACCTCGGCGGCGAGGCGATGGCCGAGGCCGATCTCGAACGCTTGCAACAAATCGCCGCACGGCCCTGGACGCGCACCCTAGACGACCGCCTCGGCGTGTCCTGGGAAGAGGCCAAGCGCCAGCAACGCAACCCGGCGCCGACGCTGCCAGTGCAGGAGGCACTGCTGGCGGACAAGCCGGAGCACCTGATCGAGCGCCCGGCCAACGAACAGATGCCGGCCGATAACCCCTGGGGCTTCAAACTGGACGTGCCGCAGCACAAGTTCAACCGCGGCGAGCTGTACAACCTCGGCATCGGCCGCGGCACGCTGACGACGGAGGAGCGCTATATCATCAACCACCACATCGTGCAGACCATCCTGATGCTCAGCCACCTGCCCTTCCCGGCGCACCTGAAGAATGTGGCGGAGCTCGCCGGCGGCCACCACGAGAAGATGGACGGCAGCGGCTACCCGAAACGCCTGAAGCGCGAACAGATGAGCCTGCCGGCGCGGATGATGGCGATCGCCGATATCTTCGAGGCCCTGACTGCGGTGGACCGACCCTACAAGAAGGGCAAGCTGCTCTCCGAGGCGCTGGGCATCATGGCCGGCATGTGCCAGGGCGCCCACGTCGACCCGGACCTGTTCGGCCTGTTCGTCCGCAGTGGCGTCTATCGACAATATGCCCAGCGTTTCCTCAAGCCAGAGCAGATAGATGCGGTGGATCCGGCCAACATCCTCGCCAAGGCCGGGCTAAGCTAA
- a CDS encoding deoxyguanosinetriphosphate triphosphohydrolase, translating into MDWQTLLNRERLGKPAHSANELGRSPFHKDHDRIIFSGAFRRLGRKTQVHPVSSNDHIHTRLTHSLEVSCVGRSLGMRVGEMIRDALPEWCEPSDLGMVVQSACLAHDIGNPPFGHSGEDAIRHWFQQAAGRGWLEAMSEAEQRDFLNFEGNAQGFRVLTQLEYHQFDGGTRLTYATLGTYLKYPWTARHAEALGYKKHKFGCYQSELPLLEQIAHKLGLPQLEDERWARHPLVYLMEAADDICYGLIDLEDGLEMELLDYAEVESILLGLVGDDLPETYRQLGPQDSRRRKLAILRGKAIEHLTNAAARAFVEQQDALLAGTLPGDLVEHMHGPAKRCVLGAKNMAREKIFQDKRKTLHEIGAYTTLEILLNAFCGAALEQHGGRTPSFKHRRILDLLGNNAPDPAWPLHKSFLRMIDFIAGMTDSYATEMAREMTGRSSPV; encoded by the coding sequence TTGGATTGGCAAACACTGCTTAACCGTGAACGTCTCGGCAAACCAGCGCATAGCGCTAATGAACTGGGCCGCAGCCCTTTTCACAAAGATCACGATCGGATCATTTTCTCCGGTGCGTTTCGCCGCCTGGGCCGTAAGACCCAGGTGCATCCGGTCTCCAGTAACGACCATATCCACACCCGCCTGACCCACTCGCTGGAGGTCAGTTGCGTCGGCCGCTCGCTGGGGATGCGTGTCGGCGAAATGATCCGTGATGCCCTGCCCGAGTGGTGCGAGCCGAGTGATCTGGGCATGGTCGTGCAGTCCGCCTGCCTGGCCCACGACATCGGCAATCCGCCCTTTGGCCACTCCGGCGAAGATGCCATCCGCCACTGGTTTCAACAGGCCGCCGGGCGCGGCTGGCTGGAGGCGATGAGCGAGGCCGAGCAGCGCGACTTCCTCAACTTCGAGGGTAATGCCCAAGGTTTTCGCGTACTCACCCAACTGGAGTACCACCAGTTCGATGGTGGCACGCGGCTGACCTACGCGACCCTCGGCACTTATTTGAAATACCCCTGGACCGCTCGCCACGCCGAGGCGCTCGGCTATAAGAAGCACAAATTCGGCTGTTACCAGAGCGAACTGCCGCTGCTCGAACAGATCGCCCACAAACTCGGACTGCCGCAGCTCGAGGACGAGCGTTGGGCGCGCCATCCGCTGGTGTACCTGATGGAGGCGGCGGATGACATTTGCTACGGCCTGATCGACCTGGAAGACGGCCTGGAGATGGAGCTGCTCGACTACGCCGAGGTGGAGTCCATATTGCTCGGCCTGGTCGGCGACGATCTGCCGGAAACTTACCGCCAACTGGGCCCGCAGGACTCGCGCCGTCGCAAACTGGCGATCCTCCGCGGCAAGGCTATCGAACACCTGACCAACGCCGCCGCCCGAGCCTTTGTCGAGCAGCAGGATGCATTGCTCGCCGGCACCTTGCCAGGCGATCTGGTCGAGCATATGCACGGTCCGGCCAAGCGCTGCGTACTCGGTGCAAAAAATATGGCGCGGGAGAAAATCTTCCAGGACAAACGCAAGACCTTGCATGAGATCGGCGCCTACACCACCCTGGAGATTCTGCTGAATGCCTTCTGCGGCGCGGCGCTGGAGCAACATGGCGGGCGCACGCCGTCGTTCAAGCATCGGCGCATTCTCGATCTGCTCGGCAATAACGCCCCGGACCCAGCATGGCCGCTGCATAAGTCCTTCCTGCGGATGATCGACTTTATCGCCGGGATGACTGACAGCTACGCCACGGAAATGGCGCGAGAGATGACTGGGCGCTCCAGCCCGGTGTGA